One window of Cryobacterium arcticum genomic DNA carries:
- the glpX gene encoding class II fructose-bisphosphatase, which yields MNTSAAAGDTRASTVLGADHYSDELVSAVRAATEAAAHAAGAWFGRGDKNAADAAAVAAMREVLLPAPFAGVVVIGEGEKDEAPMLANGEELGSGRGPACDIAVDPLDGTRLVQEGLPGSVSVIALAPRGTLFDPTDVFYMDKLISSAAARGVLDLRASPAVNVVRLAAALGKPVHDITVAVLDKPRHRALIAELRMVGARVRLAGEGDVSTAVTAATPGSDIDVVMGIGGTPEGVLTACAVRALGGFMEGRLAPQGDDQVRTALAAGHDLTRVLSLDDLVSSDRVLFASSPIR from the coding sequence ATGAACACCTCAGCAGCAGCAGGCGACACCAGGGCGAGCACCGTGCTCGGCGCCGACCACTACTCCGACGAACTCGTCTCCGCCGTGCGGGCGGCGACGGAGGCGGCGGCGCACGCCGCCGGGGCCTGGTTCGGACGTGGGGACAAGAACGCGGCCGATGCGGCAGCCGTCGCGGCGATGCGTGAGGTTCTCCTCCCGGCCCCGTTCGCCGGAGTCGTCGTGATCGGCGAGGGCGAGAAAGACGAAGCCCCGATGCTGGCCAATGGCGAAGAACTCGGATCCGGCCGGGGACCGGCCTGCGACATCGCCGTCGACCCGCTCGACGGCACCCGGTTGGTGCAGGAGGGCTTGCCCGGGTCGGTGAGCGTGATCGCCCTGGCCCCGCGTGGCACGCTCTTCGACCCCACTGACGTCTTCTACATGGACAAACTGATCTCCTCGGCGGCGGCGCGCGGAGTGTTGGACCTGAGAGCGAGCCCGGCAGTCAACGTCGTGCGCCTGGCAGCAGCCCTGGGAAAACCGGTGCACGACATCACCGTGGCCGTTCTCGACAAGCCGCGGCATCGGGCGCTGATCGCCGAGCTGCGGATGGTGGGAGCCCGCGTCCGGCTCGCGGGGGAAGGGGACGTGTCAACGGCGGTCACCGCGGCAACGCCCGGCAGTGACATCGACGTCGTGATGGGTATCGGGGGAACACCCGAGGGAGTGCTGACGGCTTGCGCCGTCCGGGCGCTGGGCGGGTTCATGGAGGGCCGACTGGCACCCCAAGGCGACGACCAGGTGCGCACCGCACTGGCCGCCGGCCACGACCTGACGCGCGTTCTCTCGCTCGACGACCTGGTTTCCAGCGACCGAGTGCTCTTCGCATCCTCGCCGATCCGGTAG
- a CDS encoding antibiotic biosynthesis monooxygenase family protein yields MIREHAVLPVLAGREAEFLLAFRTARPLIESMPGFRALSLSRSVEEPTTFLLLVDWDRLEDHTEGFRWSPEYTRWKALLHPFYDPFPEVRHFVEID; encoded by the coding sequence ATGATCAGAGAACACGCTGTGCTTCCCGTGCTGGCCGGCCGCGAGGCGGAATTCCTGCTGGCATTCCGCACAGCACGGCCACTCATCGAGTCGATGCCCGGATTCCGGGCGCTCAGCCTGTCGAGGTCCGTGGAGGAACCGACGACTTTCCTGCTCCTCGTGGATTGGGACCGGCTGGAGGACCACACCGAAGGCTTCCGTTGGTCCCCCGAGTACACGCGTTGGAAGGCGCTCCTGCACCCGTTCTACGATCCGTTCCCCGAGGTGCGGCACTTCGTGGAGATCGACTGA
- a CDS encoding NAD(P)/FAD-dependent oxidoreductase encodes MTRPERAQASPDTSPRAANPALPDPAAAGSEHTKVYDVVIVGGGAAGLSAAVVLGRARRSVLVIDAGEPRNAPAQGVHGFLTRDGLSPAELVRLGRAEAQAYGAQILSGRAADARRTDAGLEVVLEDGTRATGRRLLVATGLVDALPEVPGLQDRWGIDVLHCPYCHGWEVRDQAIGILGTSPRSVHQALLFRQWSDNVTLFLHTEMLDADGALSTDHGPTDAEWEQLAARGIGVAIGPVDALEVTDDALTGVRLAGGHSIPIQALVVATGLNARAGFLDGLGVEATAHPLGVGTHLDADATGQVLSGGSVVPGLWTAGNATNPMAQVMVAAAAGISVAAAINSHLIGDEVESAVAAYRRPFSVAAEAGNARRLLGDRRHGLPTDVRDDGGATSESGTTRESVTTDQTGLTR; translated from the coding sequence ATGACCAGACCTGAACGCGCACAAGCCTCCCCCGACACCTCCCCCCGCGCCGCGAATCCTGCCCTGCCAGACCCGGCGGCGGCCGGTTCGGAACACACGAAGGTCTACGACGTGGTGATCGTCGGAGGGGGCGCTGCCGGCCTCAGCGCCGCTGTGGTACTGGGCCGCGCCCGCCGCTCGGTGCTCGTCATCGATGCCGGTGAACCACGCAACGCACCCGCTCAGGGTGTGCACGGTTTCCTCACCCGGGACGGGCTCAGCCCTGCAGAGTTGGTCCGTCTCGGTCGCGCCGAGGCTCAGGCCTACGGCGCGCAGATCCTCAGCGGTCGGGCCGCTGACGCCCGGCGCACCGACGCCGGCCTGGAGGTCGTGCTCGAGGACGGCACCCGGGCGACCGGGCGCCGCCTCCTGGTCGCAACCGGGCTCGTCGACGCCCTGCCCGAGGTGCCCGGCCTGCAGGACCGCTGGGGCATCGATGTGCTGCACTGCCCCTACTGCCACGGCTGGGAGGTCCGGGATCAGGCCATCGGCATCCTGGGCACCAGCCCCAGGTCCGTACACCAAGCGCTCCTGTTCCGTCAGTGGAGCGACAACGTCACCCTGTTCCTCCACACGGAGATGCTCGACGCCGACGGCGCCCTCTCCACCGACCATGGGCCGACGGACGCCGAGTGGGAGCAGCTTGCGGCTCGCGGAATCGGAGTGGCGATCGGACCGGTCGACGCCCTGGAGGTGACCGATGACGCCCTGACCGGCGTCCGTTTGGCCGGTGGGCACTCGATCCCGATTCAGGCTCTGGTCGTTGCTACGGGCCTCAACGCCCGCGCCGGGTTCCTCGATGGTCTGGGGGTGGAGGCCACGGCGCATCCGCTCGGCGTCGGCACGCACCTCGACGCGGACGCGACCGGACAGGTGCTCAGCGGCGGCAGCGTGGTGCCCGGTCTCTGGACGGCCGGAAATGCCACCAACCCGATGGCCCAGGTCATGGTCGCCGCCGCCGCGGGAATATCCGTGGCCGCCGCCATCAACTCGCATCTGATCGGCGACGAGGTAGAGTCCGCCGTGGCGGCCTACCGGCGTCCGTTCTCGGTTGCCGCTGAAGCCGGCAACGCGCGGAGGCTGC